A window of Gasterosteus aculeatus chromosome 9, fGasAcu3.hap1.1, whole genome shotgun sequence contains these coding sequences:
- the hmox1b gene encoding heme oxygenase isoform X2, producing METEKENTTQTAEEMTDRDLSEQIKRVTKESHIRAENTELMLSFQKGQVTLPQFKLLLCSLYEVYKALEEEMDRNCHHPSVAPIYFPAELARLEAVEKDLAYFYGPDWREKVVVPAATKRYCHRLRRIGKENPEFLVAHAYTRYLGDLSGGQVLGRIAQKSMGLRSSEGLSFFAFPGVSSPNRFKQLYRSRMNSVELTEEERNGVLEEAVRAFELNIQVFEDLQKMLLSAPKNKLQTSSTPVKMLQIPGAIIQSSPLFRALLGLFVAVATVGIGIYAF from the exons atggagacagagaaggagaataCGACACAAACAGCAGAGGAGATGACAGACAG ggatttGTCCGAACAAATCAAAAGGGTGACAAAGGAGAGTCACATCCGGGCAGAAAACACAGAGCTGATGCTGAGCTTCCAGAAGGGACAAGTCACCCTGCCGCAGTTCAAG ctcctcctgtgCTCGCTATATGAAGTGTACAAGGccttggaggaggagatggacaggAACTGCCACCACCCCAGCGTGGCCCCCATTTACTTCCCCGCTGAACTGGCCAGACTGGAGGCTGTCGAAAAAGACCTGGCGTACTTCTACGGCCCGGACTGGAGGGAGAAGGTTGTTGTTCCGGCTGCCACTAAAAGATACTGCCACAGGCTCAGACGG atcgGTAAAGAAAACCCTGAGTTCCTGGTTGCCCACGCTTACACTCGTTACCTAGGAGACCTGTCAGGAGGACAGGTCCTGGGTCGAATCGCCCAGAAGTCCATGGGGCTGAGAAGCAGCGAGGGTCTGTCGTTCTTTGCCTTCCCCGGCGTTTCCAGCCCCAACCGCTTCAAACAGCTGTACCGCAGCCGGATGAACAGCGTGGAGCTcactgaggaggagagaaacgGCGTGCTGGAGGAGGCGGTCAGAGCGTTCGAGCTCAACATCCAG gtcttTGAGGATTTGCAGAAGATGCTGCTGAGTGCCCCTAAAAACAAGCTGCAGACTTCCTCCACACCGGTGAAGATGCTCCAGATCCCCGGAGCCATCATCCAATCATCTCCGCTGTTCAGGGCGCTGCTGGGACTTTTTGTGGCTGTGGCCACCGTCGGCATTGGAATCTATGCTTTTTAG
- the hmox1b gene encoding heme oxygenase isoform X1, which translates to MQKQAITTVNKSSCFHSATGGRRLGEKYKRGESRLLHCTAIQRGVSESLPSQRELTEPYWFTMETEKENTTQTAEEMTDRDLSEQIKRVTKESHIRAENTELMLSFQKGQVTLPQFKLLLCSLYEVYKALEEEMDRNCHHPSVAPIYFPAELARLEAVEKDLAYFYGPDWREKVVVPAATKRYCHRLRRIGKENPEFLVAHAYTRYLGDLSGGQVLGRIAQKSMGLRSSEGLSFFAFPGVSSPNRFKQLYRSRMNSVELTEEERNGVLEEAVRAFELNIQVFEDLQKMLLSAPKNKLQTSSTPVKMLQIPGAIIQSSPLFRALLGLFVAVATVGIGIYAF; encoded by the exons ATGCAAAAACAAGCAATAACGACGGTTAACAAG AGTTCCTGTTTTCATTCAGCTACTGGTGGGAGGAGACTAGGGGAAAAGTATAAAAGGGGGGAGAGCCGCCTGCTGCATTGTACTGCGATCCAGCGAGGAGTCAGTGAATCACTGCCTTCACAGAGAGAACTAACAGAGCCTTACTG GTTCACAatggagacagagaaggagaataCGACACAAACAGCAGAGGAGATGACAGACAG ggatttGTCCGAACAAATCAAAAGGGTGACAAAGGAGAGTCACATCCGGGCAGAAAACACAGAGCTGATGCTGAGCTTCCAGAAGGGACAAGTCACCCTGCCGCAGTTCAAG ctcctcctgtgCTCGCTATATGAAGTGTACAAGGccttggaggaggagatggacaggAACTGCCACCACCCCAGCGTGGCCCCCATTTACTTCCCCGCTGAACTGGCCAGACTGGAGGCTGTCGAAAAAGACCTGGCGTACTTCTACGGCCCGGACTGGAGGGAGAAGGTTGTTGTTCCGGCTGCCACTAAAAGATACTGCCACAGGCTCAGACGG atcgGTAAAGAAAACCCTGAGTTCCTGGTTGCCCACGCTTACACTCGTTACCTAGGAGACCTGTCAGGAGGACAGGTCCTGGGTCGAATCGCCCAGAAGTCCATGGGGCTGAGAAGCAGCGAGGGTCTGTCGTTCTTTGCCTTCCCCGGCGTTTCCAGCCCCAACCGCTTCAAACAGCTGTACCGCAGCCGGATGAACAGCGTGGAGCTcactgaggaggagagaaacgGCGTGCTGGAGGAGGCGGTCAGAGCGTTCGAGCTCAACATCCAG gtcttTGAGGATTTGCAGAAGATGCTGCTGAGTGCCCCTAAAAACAAGCTGCAGACTTCCTCCACACCGGTGAAGATGCTCCAGATCCCCGGAGCCATCATCCAATCATCTCCGCTGTTCAGGGCGCTGCTGGGACTTTTTGTGGCTGTGGCCACCGTCGGCATTGGAATCTATGCTTTTTAG
- the rnf11a gene encoding RING finger protein 11a, which yields MGNCLFSQGADDLSLLNESEGGSLPGEPPPPYQEREQPVQVYHPTPGESRLAYQLTEEEQVRIAQRIGLIHHLPKGVFDLGTDPSDKKVKECVICMMDFEYGDPIRFLPCLHTYHVDCIDAWLMRSFTCPSCMEPVDAALLSSYETN from the exons ATGGGGAACTGCCTGTTTTCTCAAGGTGCGGATGACCTGTCTCTACTGAACGAGTCGGAGGGGGGCAGTCTGCCCGGGGAGCCTCCGCCGCCCTACCAG GAGCGCGAGCAGCCTGTGCAAGTGTACCATCCCACCCCAGGAGAGAGTCGCCTCGCTTACCAGCTgaccgaggaggagcaggtccgcATCGCTCAGCGAATTGGTCTCATCCATCACCTCCCCAAAGGCGTCTTTGACCTGGGCACTGACCCCTCCGACAAGAAAGTTAAAGA GTGTGTGATCTGCATGATGGACTTTGAGTACGGCGACCCCATCCGGTTCTTGCCCTGTCTCCACACCTACCACGTGGACTGCATTGACGCGTGGCTGATGCGCTCCTTCACCTGCCCGTCCTGCATGGAGCCGGTGGATGCAGCGCTGCTGTCCTCTTATGAAACCAACTGA
- the LOC120825065 gene encoding uncharacterized protein LOC120825065 produces the protein MSELFTGRNYGSSSPELRLVLLGNIGCGKTSSADNILGQLSPASHDASRSCQLRTGITEGRSVTVVEAPRWYWSGGKMEEGVRKETQRVMTLVAPGPHAILLLVPVNQFTEMDSLVPAELEDVFGEDALSHTIVLLTCGDYLMGKTVEEYLQKEHQGLRQVVERCGGRYHVFNNRQRQNKQVCELLGKVDDMVSKNGVFYMKTVHERELEQRVKDRKRELLESYRAQKEERKEAAASAHFPKPETLRSLEDTTDSVAVSQRSNGLHSAPAPQQQSPLEPHNDRRAISTPSFRLNTDGAILSQMSEVKSTPKLVTTFHQRINSVEERSPEASPISSPHSLAFSSSPTSTTSPVSLPSPVPPLPFLASTSPSSPTELRLVLLGRSGAGKSAAGNNILGRKEFESCPDSLTAITQACEKKKALVNGRQVAVVDTPDWFNSEQTPEEVRAQISSCVALSSPGPHAFLLCVPLDQPAKTELGSLKALETVFGPDAVQRHTLPLFTYADKLRESEKVGKDGVEAYIASQRGDLLKIVEKCRDRFHVMEQGGDGGKRRNVEELLEKVEQMVKEAGGGCYSHPAFHEAENILRQRQLEIARERLGERPEQDRPIGSERRGQYPFMQPVAEAEEEVREEDIEQTRDEAEMSMRTMHIESLPPITRSTMSPSLLSSVMEKMQTTAKMLPKLLADSSEWAGEGAKKVKGSGVWGKVGSGAQNVHQKLLDSPVWGKVGAGAGHVSKLVGGRVPKVVVDGSAWVGSGAKSVAASPMWGKVGSGATVVADRSMRVGAGIGAGAKNLAQSPVWGKVGSQAKSGAKLMAESSVRVGAGISAGAKKVAESPVWGKVGSGARAGAKRVAESPAWEKIVTTAKQVPMVVIGGALLGLVLGVVLAGVIGGAVGAAAGSVVTEVGRRKFRKGSTLEKTDEAARNVERTANDSIDSLLKKGEKVLKTE, from the exons ATGAGTGAACTCTTCACAGGGAGGAACTACGGGTCCTCGTCCCCGGAGCTGAGACTTGTCCTCCTGGGGAACATCGGGTGTGGGAAGACGTCCTCGGCCGACAACATCCTGGGCCAGCTGTCCCCGGCCTCCCACGATGCCTCCAGGAGCTGCCAGCTGCGAACGGGCATTACCGAGGGCAGGAGCGTGACGGTGGTGGAGGCGCCGAGATGGTACTGGAGCGGCGGCAAGATGGAGGAGGGCGTGAGGAAGGAGACGCAGCGAGTGATGACGCTGGTTGCACCCGGCCCACACGCCATTCTTCTGCTGGTGCCTGTTAACCAATTCACAGAG ATGGACAGTCTTGTTCCGGCAGAGCTGGAGGACGTGTTTGGGGAGGATGCCCTGTCCCACACGATAGTCCTGTTGACCTGTGGGGACTACTTGATGGGAAAAACCGTGGAG GAATACCTGCAAAAAGAACACCAGGGCCTGAGGCAGGTGGTTGAGCGCTGCGGTGGGAGGTACCATGTCTTCAATAATCGCCAGAGACAGAACAAGCAGGTCTGCGAGCTGCTCGGAAAG GTGGATGATATGGTGTCGAAAAATGGTGTTTTCTATATGAAAACAGTCCATGAGAGAGAGCTGGAACAACGGGTTAAAGACAGAAAGCGAGAACTTCTGGAAAGTTATAGAGCtcaaaaggaggagagaaaagaagctGCTGCTTCAGCGCATTTCCCAAAGCCAGAAACACTGAGGAGTCTGGAGGACACCACCGACAGTGTGGCCGTGAGTCAAAGATCTAACGGGCTCCACTCAGCTCCAGCGCCACAACAACAGTCACCTTTAGAGCCGCACAATGACAGGCGGGCCATCAGTACGCCCAGTTTCAGACTAAACACAG ATGGCGCTATACTCTCTCAAATGTCTGAGGTTAAGTCGACCCCAAAACTGGTCACGACTT TTCACCAGAGAATAAACAGTGTTGAAGAGCGATCTCCCGAGGCGTCTcctatctcctctcctcatTCGCTCGCCTTTTCCTCCTCGCcgacctccaccacctctccgGTCTCGCTCCCCTCACCCGTCCCTCCTTTGCCATTCCTCGCATCAACCTCGCCTTCATCCCCCACGGAGCTGCGTCTGGTGCTGCTCGGGCGATCGGGAGCTGGGAAAAGTGCAGCTGGCAACAACATACTGGGGCGGAAGGAGTTTGAGTCCTGCCCCGACAGCCTCACAGCCATCACTCAGgcctgtgagaaaaagaaagcgcTGGTCAACGGAAGACAG gtggcGGTGGTGGATACGCCAGACTGGTTCAATTCAGAGCAAACTCCAGAAGAGGTGCGAGCTCAGATCTCGTCCTGTGTGGCGTTGTCCAGTCCTGGTCCACACGCCTTCCTCCTGTGCGTCCCCTTGGATCAGCCTGCAAAGACCGAGCTGGGCTCCCTCAAGGCCCTCGAGACCGTCTTCGGCCCCGACGCGGTGCAGAGGCACACTCTCCCGCTCTTCACTTATGCAGATAAACTGAGGGAGAGCGAGAAGGTGGGGAAAGACGGCGTGGAGGCGTACATCGCTAGTCAGCGGGGGGATTTGTTAAAGATCGTGGAGAAATGCCGAGACAGGTTCCACGTAATGGAGcaaggaggggacggggggaagCGAAGGAACGTGGAAGAGCTGCTGGAGAAAGTTGAGCAGATGGTGAAGGAAGCTGGAGGAGGGTGCTACTCCCACCCTGCTTTTCATGAGGCGGAGAATATACTGAGGCAGAGACAGCTAGAGATAGCAAGGGAGAGACTGGGCGAGAGACCAGAGCAAGACCGGCCGATCGGCTCCGAGAGGCGAGGGCAATATCCCTTCATGCAGCCAGTGGCTgaggcagaagaggaagtgAGAGAGGAGGATATTGAGCAAACAAGGGATGAGGCGGAGATGAGCATGAGGACGATGCATATCGAGAGCCTCCCTCCCATTACGCGTTCCACCATGTCCCCTTCACTTCTGAGCTCCGTTATGGAGAAAATGCAGACAACCGCAAAGATGCTTCCCAAACTGTTGGCGGATAGCTCCGAGTGGGCCGGCGAGGGAGCAAAGAAGGTGAAGGGTAGTGGTGTGTGGGGGAAAGTGGGCAGCGGAGCACAAAACGTCCACCAGAAGCTGCTCGATAGTCCTGTTTGGGGGAAAGTGGGAGCTGGTGCCGGACATGTGTCCAAACTAGTAGGAGGTAGAGTTCCCAAGGTAGTGGTGGACGGCTCAGCTTGGGTGGGATCTGGAGCAAAGTCAGTAGCCGCTAGTCCGATGTGGGGCAAAGTCGGCTCGGGTGCCACAGTAGTGGCGGACAGGTCCATGCGCGTCGGCGCCGGCATCGGAGCCGGGGCGAAGAATTTGGCGCAGAGTCCCGTGTGGGGAAAAGTGGGCTCCCAGGCCAAAAGTGGAGCTAAGCTGATGGCTGAAAGCTCCGTGCGAGTTGGAGCCGGGATCAGTGCCGGTGCAAAGAAGGTGGCAGAGAGTCCAGTGTGGGGGAAAGTGGGCTCCGGAGCCAGAGCAGGGGCCAAAAGGGTGGCGGAGAGCCCGGCGTGGGAGAAAATCGTGACTACTGCTAAACAGGTGCCAATGGTAGTTATAGGGGGCGCACTGCTGGGTCTGGTGCTCGGCGTGGTGCTGGCAGGGGTGATCGGCGGAGCTGTCGGGGCAGCTGCTGGGTCTGTGGTAACCGAAGTGGGCAGACGGAAATTCAGAAAGGGAAGCACGTTAGAAAAGACGGATGAAGCGGCAAGAAATGTGGAGAGAACGGCGAACGACAGCATAGACTCTctgttaaaaaaaggagaaaaagtatTGAAGACTGAATGA